The Zalophus californianus isolate mZalCal1 chromosome X, mZalCal1.pri.v2, whole genome shotgun sequence genome window below encodes:
- the LOC113930492 gene encoding cancer/testis antigen 47A-like — translation MDSSAIFGLHGSNKNSPVHCHLSGGLGGPLVTSTPFPSRRGPPQAPPQTVLPSVAGSSAAQSTSRRAPLPTASSLRQPPRGPPSLPLASPRPGRRPSEVLLSAMSASGDTGGAPGGQESPVRVAGAWAPEAGGGIGVAVESGLPRMEVVEVAGPVGGLGELLVALESGPPGIEVALEPGPPQMEVAVDSGPPRMEVALETGSPGTEAALESGPPQMEVAVESGPPRMEVALESGPLPRMEVALESGLPRTEVVEVAGPVGGLGDAALALGLARGREGGSAAAEEDDSDFGPAEEGGAEQPQEGLDNLVDAHQFPMVGFRFMFLELVHSLLRRVYYNDHILVRPPGGRLTLRPRAWPPRGPRGHPAPPAAPPARAAPAMARESEGSSEEEAAWETAEEPDQEPEEVRATTKGTTKYQYEKSGAHDSERDEGKDKFNKKQEGPD, via the exons ATGGACAGTTCTGCCATCTTTGGGTTGCACGGGTCAAACAAGAACAG TCCTGTCCACTGTCACCTGAGCGGAGGGCTGGGTGGGCCGCTGGTGAcatccacccccttcccttcccgtCGCGGGCCTCCTCAGGCACCGCCACAGACTGTCCTCCCCTCCGTGGCCGGCTCCTCGGCCGCCCAGTCCACCTCGCGTCGGGCCCCGCTGCCCACGGCCTCCAGTCTGCGGCAGCCCCCTCGGGGGCCACCATCTTTGCCGTTGGCGTCGCCTCGGCCTGGTCGCCGCCCCAGCGAGGTATTGCTCAGTGCCATGTCCGCCTCCGGGGATACAGGCGGGGCCCCGGGTGGCCAGGAGAGCCCCGTGCGCGTGGCGGGGGCGTGGGCCCCGGAGGCCGGAGGCGGCATCGGGGTGGCCGTCGAGTCTGGGCTCCCCCGGATGGAGGTGGTCGAAGTGGCGGGGCCCGTGGGAGGCCTCGGGGAGTTGCTGGTGGCCCTCGAGTCCGGGCCCCCTGGAATAGAGGTGGCCCTCGAGCCTGGGCCCCCCCAAATGGAGGTGGCCGTCGACTCCGGGCCCCCTCGAATGGAGGTGGCCCTCGAGACCGGGAGCCCCGGAACGGAGGCGGCCCTCGAGTCTGGGCCCCCCCAAATGGAGGTGGCCGTCGAGTCTGGGCCCCCTCGAATGGAGGTGGCCCTCGAGTCCGGGCCCCTCCCCCGAATGGAGGTGGCCCTCGAGTCTGGGCTCCCCCGGACTGAGGTGGTCGAAGTGGCGGGGCCCGTGGGAGGCCTCGGGGACGCTGCGCTGGCTCTGGGTCTGGCCCGCGGCCGGGAGGGCGGGAGCGCCGCGGCCGAGGAGGACGACTCGGACTTCGGGCCGGcggaggagggtggggcagagcagCCGCAGGAGGGCCTGGACAACCTGGTGGACGCCCACCAGTTCCCCATGGTGGGTTTCCGCTTCATGTTCCTGGAACTGGTGCACTCGCTGCTGCGCCGCGTCTACTACAACGACCACATCCTCGTGCGGCCCCCTGGCGGCCGCCTGACGCTCCGGCCCCGGGCCTGGCCGCCCCGCGGCCCCCGCGGGCaccccgcgccccccgccgccccgccggcGCGGGCAGCACCGGCCATGGCCCGCGAGTCCGAGGGCTCGTCCGAGGAGGAGGCCGCCTGGGAGACGGCGGAGGAGCCCGACCAGGAGCCTGAGGAGGTCCGGGCGACCACCAAGG GAACAACTAAATATCAGTATGAGAAGTCTGGGGCCCACGACTCTGAAAGGGACGAAGGAAAAGACAAGTTcaacaaaaaacaagaaggaCCCGACTAA